Genomic segment of uncultured Tolumonas sp.:
CGTAACCCCGGAAATATCACACCAGAGTCTTGCATCGCAATATCAGCAATCGCCTGGCTATCTGTGCTGACGATCACCATATCAAATTCACCACTGGCGAGTGCGGCTTGCGTTGTCCAACGGATGAGTGGTTTTCCCGCCAGCGGCTTTATATTCTTTCCTGGCAGGCGTTTACTGCCACCTCGAGCTGGAATAATCGCAATATTTAGGGACATTATACCAACCCCTTGATATCGAGCTGAGCTTTGTGGAAGTCGTCCATGCGACCAATATCGAGCCAGTATTCGTGTATTGGGAACATCAATACATCTTCCTGCTTGGCTATTTGCTGTTCAAGCAGGGTGGGCATATCGATACGCTCTTGCCTGGGTACATTCGTGAATAATTTCGGGCTGACCACATAAATACCGGCATTGACAAAATAGCGCTGGATAGGTTTTTCCTGCATTTCGAGGATGTGGTGCCCGTCTCCACTTATCACCCCATAAGGGATCTGATAGTCATATTCGCGAACGCACATGGTGGCCACTGGCTGGTACTTGTTATGGAAATCGAGCAGGCGATTGAAATCGACTGTAGTGAGTACATCGCCATTGATCATGATAAGCGGCATGGCAGGAATATCGGCAGGAAGCAGACCCAAGGCGCCACCGGTTCCCAAGGGAGTCTCTTCATGCACATAGCGAATCTTGGCCCCCCAAGCAAAGCCATCACCGAAATAGCCAGTAATCTGCTCAGGCATATAATGGGTAGAGATGTAGATATTCTTGAAGCCTGCTTTGAGGAATTGGTTCAGCAGGGTTTCCAGTATGGGTTTGTCCCCCACCTTGAGCATAGGCTTGGGGCAGCTGTCGGTCAGTGGGCGTAACCGGGTACCAAATCCCCCCGCCATGATAAAGACGGGATTGTCATAGCTCGGCGCTTGTGCAGCCTGTTCCCAAGTTTCCAGCCCAATCAGCTTGCCAGCCTCATCCACCACTGGCAGGGAAAGAATACTGCGATCACGCATGGTCTCCAGCAACTGCGCGCGGGTCAGTTTGGCCGAGACAGTGATGGGGGTAGGGTTCATCACTGCCGTGACGCTTTGTGTCAGGGAGATATTGTTCAGGATGGCGCGGCGAACGTCCCCATCGGTCACGACTCCCAGCAGGTGCCGCTCTTCATCGACAACCAGACAGACCCGCAGTGCCTCTTCATTGATCACGGCCAAGGCATCACGCACCGAGTGTTCGGGCGACAACACCACTTTTTCCCAATTCTTGCTCATCCAATCCATCCTTTTACTGCTTGATAGGCATCACGCTGCCCCGGGCAACGTATGCAATCTGCTTTTCTCCAAGAGGGTGCGTCAGCGTTGCGCCAGCCCCGACCACGGCATCAGTACCAATTGATATGCCCTGGATCACGGCAGCTCCCGTACCGATATGGACTCTCTCACCCGTCACTACTCCGCCGGATAACACGGCGCCCGGTGCGACGTGGTTGTCGCCACCCAGATGGCAGTCGTGATCCACGATGGCGCCGGTATTGATGATGCTATTGACTCCAATCTGCGCACCGGCCTGAATGATGGCCCCCGCCATGACCTGAACACCCTCTTCCAGCACGGCGTAATCAGAGACCATGGCCTTCTCGCTGACGACCCTAGCAAAGCCGTAGCCAAGGGCTCGATATCGGGTAAACAGCTCGGCCCGCAACGAGTTGCCCGGCAGTGAGCCGATACCATTGATCAACTCCACCTCATCCGGGCGATGAGTCAATATCTGTGCTTCGTCGCACCAAAGGGGAATATCTGCCAGCACGGCGCGTGATGCATCTGCAGCGGGCGCAACCAAGGCGAGAGGAACCACACCCTGGCTACGCAGCATGTCGACCAGCACAGAGGCATGCCCGCCAGCCCCGAGGACAATAACTGGTTTATTCACGGATAGGTTCACCCGCCTGATAGGCACGCTTCGCAGGTTGCCCCAGGAGCTGCCAGTAGGCATAGGGGCTCATTCCATCACCTGGGCGCTTGATGGCGAGGTTGTCGCCACAGAGAATGGCACCCTCCTCAATGTCACAGGCAGCCACCAAGCTCTTGCGGGCGATCTCCTTGTTCTTGATCTCGCTCGGACGCGGCCCCTTGATGCCATCTCCCAGAGCCAGCTCCACCTCGCGGATCCCTTTCACCATGGCGGCCAGTTCATCGGGTTCTAGAGAAGCCTTGTGATCAGGCCCTTCCATGTTGCGATCCAGAGTGAAGTGCTTCTCAATAAGGCAGGCCCCTCGGGCGACCGCTGCAACGGGAATAGTGATGCCGTGGCTGTGATCCGAATAACCGACTGGCAACCGGAATGCGTGAGACAGGGTATCCATGGCTTTGAGGTTGATATCCACCATGGGCGCCGGATACTCGGTCGTGCAATGCAGCAGGGTCACCTTCTTGGCAAGGGCTGCCTGACCAGCCTCGCTGCTATAGGCAGCCATGAAGGCGCCCTCACTGGGTTGCGCATCCTGCGGCGCGGTCAATCCGAAGGCTATCACCCCCAGGGCCGCTTCCACTTCTGCCAACGTGGCCATGCCGGTCGAGACGATCAACTCACAGCCGGTGCGGGCATGGGCTAGTACGAAGGGAGCATTGGTCAGCTCCCCGGAAGGGAGCTTCAGTGTCTGCAACTTCAACCGCTTCACCAGGAAGTCCAGGCTCTCGGTATCGAAGGCTGTGGACAGAAACTCAATGCCGAGGGACTCGCAATGGGCGATCAGGCGAAGATGGGTATCGAACGAGAGCTCGAGGCGGGAGAGCATGGCAAACTGACTCTCTTCCTTGCCGGTATTAGCGGTCTGATAAGCCGCCTGTTTGGCTTGCCGGGTTACCAGGTTGGCAGCCTTGAAGGTCTGAAACTTGACGACATCGACGCCTGCCTGGTGGGCGGCATCGATCAGCGCCACGGCGAGTGCTTCATCGCCATTATGGTTGACGCCGGCTTCAGCAATGATGCGGATCATGGCGACGGACTCCTGTCGAGATCATGGAACTGTTTGATGGTAGGGGCGGCAAAGTACTTCAGGTGGGCCAAAATCTGGCCGCTGGCATCCCCTGCACCATAAGGATTGACATAAGCATCCGGAGCCATCGGTTGCAGGGCCCGAGCAATGCATTGCGTAATGGTCGCCTCATTCGCCTCGCAATGCAGCACGCTCTGCGCCGCAAGACGCCCTTGCTGACGCTGGCCGATATTGATGGTCGGTACGCCCAGTGAGGGCACTTCGATGATACCGCTCGACGAGTTGCCAATCACAGCAGCACAGTGTTTCACCGCGCTCAGATAACGCCTGTAGCCCAGAGATGGGATGGCCAGCACGCGTGTGGGGTTTGCTGTCGCATACTGTTCGAGCAGGGGAATGATGGCACGACCACCGTCATCTGCATTCGGATACGTCAGGATAACCTGATGGTCTGGATAGTTATCCAACGCAGCCAGCAAGGCGTTGAAGCTCTCCTTGGCAGGCTCATCGGCCAGGGTCACGGGGTGATAAGTCACCACAAAAAATGGAGGGTTCAGCGCAAAGCCAAGGGATGATTGCAGCTCCTCCATGGAAAGCAGCGGAGTCTTGACGATATGATCCAGACCGACGGCGCCCACGTTGAACACCCGTTCCGGTGCCTCGCCCAACTGGATGACACGCTGCCGATAGGGCTCAGCTGCAGTAAAGTGCAGGTAGCTCAACTTGGTAATGGCATGGCGGATAGCGTCGTCATAAGCCCCTTCGGTGATCTCTCCTCCATGGAGGTGCGCTACCGGTATGCGCTGCAACATGGCCGCCTGGGCAGCCGCTAGCGCTTCGAAGCGATCTCCCAGAATCACCAGCACATCCGGTTGCAGCCGTGCCAACGCGTCTGCCAGACCGAGCAAAGCCACGCCCATGCTTTTGACCACACCGACCGAGGTGTCGGAAGAGAGCAGCATCTCGATACGCTCATCGATCTTGAAGCCATCTTGCTCTATCTGCTGATAAGTCAGGCCAAACTCGGGAGACAAGTGCGTACCCGAGACAATGAGTCTGAGATCCAGTTCGGGATCGGCCGCAATGTCTTTCATCAACCAATAGAGCAACCCGTATTCGGCGCGGGTACCGGTAAAGACGGCGATGGTGTTAGCCATGTTCAAACCTCGACAGGCGAGCTGGGCAGGTTGATCAGATGGGCTTCCAGCCACTCGGCATTGTCCAGCGCCCCACATGGGGCATGGGAGAACATCGGCAGGCGATGCATCAGCTTCCATACCGGCCGAGTCATAACGCCGGCCTTGTTCAGCTCGGTCAGCAATGTATCCCGCTGGGTTTGATCTTCACAGACGATCGCATTGAGCCAGTAGTTGGACCGTCCATAGGAAGGCTCGATCACAAACTGGCATGCCTGATCCTTGAAGAACTCGGCATAGTGCATGGCAAGCGCCCGTTTCTGTGCCAGGAACTGAGGCAAGGCCTCCATCTGGGCACATCCGAGGGCCGCATTCAGATTGGGCATGCGGTAGTTAAAGCCGGGTTCATCATGATAGAACTCGAACGGATGAGGCACTTTGGCCGTGGTGGTGATGTGCTTGGTGCGCGCCCCCTGTTCGGCATTCTGGCAGAGCACCATGCCACCCCCACCAGTGGTGATGATCTTGTTACCATTGAAACTCAGGGCGGAAAATGCACTCAGCGTCCCTGTATGTTTACCTTTGTAATAAGAACCAAGGCTTTCAGCAGCATCTTCAACCAGCGCTATGCCCCAGCTCTGACACACAGCCTGCAACTCATCGAGCTCAACCGGATGACCAAAAGTATGCATTGGTACAACGGCTTTCAGACGACGTCCGCTTGCCTTGTGGATAGCGCCGGTCTCGGTGCGAGAGGCCTGCTCTTCCAGCCAACTGGCCAGGGCAATGGGACACAGGCCCAGGCTCTGGCGTGACACGTCGACGAACACGGGTTCTGCCCCCATGTGATGCAAAGCGTTGCAGGTCGCTACGAAGGTCAGCGGCTGGGTGATCACTAGATCGCCGGCCTGCACCCCTGCCATATAGAGTGCGATGTGCAGCGCAGCCGTGCCGTTCATGGTGGCAACGGCACGGGCAGAACCGGTAAAAGCCGCTATTTGCTGCTCGAATTGTTCAACATAGGCACCCACGCTGGAAACGAAGGTACTTTCCAGGGTATCGAGCACATATTGGCGCTCATTGCCGGCAAACGTCGGAGCGTGAAGAGGGATGAAGTCATCGGTTTTGTAGGTATCACGAATAAAACGTATCAATTGGGTATACATACCGATTCCTCACATCTTGCCGTCGAGATATTTGCCAGTTTCTTTATGGCCAAAGTCCGGGATCATGGTGAAGAACAGCTCGACGAGCTCTTTCTTGTCCCAGGCGCGTTTCGTTTTCATGGCCGCGATGGTCTGTTCGAAATGGTTGAGCAAATCATTCTGATATGAGGGTTCATTCTTGATGATGCCCAGGTTCTCGAACCGGGCCATATCCAGAACTTCCTTGTCGGTGAAAAACTCTTCGAAGTCTTTTTCACCCGTGGTGTCGCTCTCGGTGAAGAGGCAAGGCCACATCCCCTGCTCAGGCAGGCTCGCCATCAGGGTTCTGGCCTCATCCTCGTCCTTGCACAGATACGGCTTATAACCGTGCTGCTCCAGATACTTCACGGCGATTTCGGCGAAGGTAATGAGGTGCAGGGATTCGCTGAGCCTGGGGAAAAAGATGTCCCGATTCTCCCCGAAGATGCAGGACATCAAACACAGCTCCCCGGACTCCTGAGGCGTCACGAAGTAACGCTTGATGTCGTTGGGGGCGACGATGGGCTGACGCTTTTGCAAGCGCTGGTTGAATCCATGCAGCAGGGAACCGTCGGAGAAGGCCACGTTGGCAAAACGGGCGGTTGAAATGGCAATCTGCTCGCTGCGACGCATCAGGAACATCTCCATGATCCGTTTGGAAGCCCCCATCATGTTGACCGGATTGGCCGCCTTATCCGTCGAGACGCAAAAGTACTTTTTCACCCCCATGTCGATGGATTGCTGAATCGTTTTGTCCGTGTTGAACACATTGACGTCGATCATGCGCATCAGAGTGAAGGGGTCCTTCTCGCTGCGCACATGCTTGAGAGCTGAGAGATTGAGCACATAATCATAGGCGCCATCGGCCTTGATAAAGGAGTCATATTCAATGGAACCAATATCCAGTGCGAAAGTCTGGAAATCACCATCGATATACCCGAACGAGCTGCGGATATCCCGTACCAGCTCAACCATATTGTTCTCGCTGATATCGACAACATGCAACTTGAGCGGCTTTTTTTTAAATATTTCCTTAGTCACCGCCTGACCAATAGAGCCGGCCCCACCCAAAACAAGGAAGCGGGACTGGCTGACAATGTCAGATAATACTTTCTCATTACTGCCTATATCCTCAACAAACAGGTCTTTATTTCGACCGATGAGACTCAAAATATTATTCTTCATATGATAATACCAATCTAAAGTTCAGTTCATGCAGTAGGGTAAAATTACAAAAATTATTTTTCCTACAAAGACTTTAAACATATAGTCTAAACTCAGCACCACTTTTAATAATGCCTATTTTTAACGTAACGCTTTCTCATCAGGCAGCAAATTCATCGTAGCATTACCTACGTCAGCTGAGTTTTCTGTGGCATAGCTCTGAAAAATACGACATTCATCTTCACCCATCCTCACATCGACTTTCTAATGAATCCGAAACCATTTTGAATTTATCTAGCTAATAACACACAAAATAGTATCGTAAATTGGGATCTCTTACTCAAAACTCCCGTATTGTTTGTTGAAGCTACTCAAACTGAACCTTCCCAAACCTTTTAATATTTTTATAACTTTCGACCCCAACAATAACAGTGTCAATAGAATTTTAAATGACTTATATTCTATTCCCCGGTTTTGGTAATTATTTTTAATCATAGATAAGAACTAAATTAAACTGTAGCATTCATTTTTTCTCTGATAAAAAGCATAGAACACTAGCTAGAAAAATAGAGACATATTACTTATCGATTCAAATCTCACATTTTTTCATATAGGGTTTTTATGTTCAATCGCCGAGTAGCATTCCAGAATAGTAGAAGTCATAATTACTATTTATATATTTATTCACAATAACGAATGGACCTTATTTTTTAATAAATGCATTAAAAAACAAAAAGTTACAACAACCAAATATAAAACCAAGCACTAAACCTAGAATTAGAATCAGAGCTTTTTTCGGTTTATCTTTAGTCACCGGCTCATCAGGCATATCTATAAAGCCAAATGCATTACCAGTTGCTGAACTAATTTTAATTTCATTCAATGACTTCAATTGTTGCTGAATATCAAAGTAACGTTTAGTCAGTGTAGGTTGAGATGCTTTTAATAAAGATAATTTGGCAGATAGTGCTTTACTACCA
This window contains:
- a CDS encoding nucleotidyltransferase family protein, coding for MSKNWEKVVLSPEHSVRDALAVINEEALRVCLVVDEERHLLGVVTDGDVRRAILNNISLTQSVTAVMNPTPITVSAKLTRAQLLETMRDRSILSLPVVDEAGKLIGLETWEQAAQAPSYDNPVFIMAGGFGTRLRPLTDSCPKPMLKVGDKPILETLLNQFLKAGFKNIYISTHYMPEQITGYFGDGFAWGAKIRYVHEETPLGTGGALGLLPADIPAMPLIMINGDVLTTVDFNRLLDFHNKYQPVATMCVREYDYQIPYGVISGDGHHILEMQEKPIQRYFVNAGIYVVSPKLFTNVPRQERIDMPTLLEQQIAKQEDVLMFPIHEYWLDIGRMDDFHKAQLDIKGLV
- a CDS encoding acetyltransferase; its protein translation is MNKPVIVLGAGGHASVLVDMLRSQGVVPLALVAPAADASRAVLADIPLWCDEAQILTHRPDEVELINGIGSLPGNSLRAELFTRYRALGYGFARVVSEKAMVSDYAVLEEGVQVMAGAIIQAGAQIGVNSIINTGAIVDHDCHLGGDNHVAPGAVLSGGVVTGERVHIGTGAAVIQGISIGTDAVVGAGATLTHPLGEKQIAYVARGSVMPIKQ
- the neuB gene encoding N-acetylneuraminate synthase, which codes for MIRIIAEAGVNHNGDEALAVALIDAAHQAGVDVVKFQTFKAANLVTRQAKQAAYQTANTGKEESQFAMLSRLELSFDTHLRLIAHCESLGIEFLSTAFDTESLDFLVKRLKLQTLKLPSGELTNAPFVLAHARTGCELIVSTGMATLAEVEAALGVIAFGLTAPQDAQPSEGAFMAAYSSEAGQAALAKKVTLLHCTTEYPAPMVDINLKAMDTLSHAFRLPVGYSDHSHGITIPVAAVARGACLIEKHFTLDRNMEGPDHKASLEPDELAAMVKGIREVELALGDGIKGPRPSEIKNKEIARKSLVAACDIEEGAILCGDNLAIKRPGDGMSPYAYWQLLGQPAKRAYQAGEPIRE
- the neuC gene encoding UDP-N-acetylglucosamine 2-epimerase, coding for MANTIAVFTGTRAEYGLLYWLMKDIAADPELDLRLIVSGTHLSPEFGLTYQQIEQDGFKIDERIEMLLSSDTSVGVVKSMGVALLGLADALARLQPDVLVILGDRFEALAAAQAAMLQRIPVAHLHGGEITEGAYDDAIRHAITKLSYLHFTAAEPYRQRVIQLGEAPERVFNVGAVGLDHIVKTPLLSMEELQSSLGFALNPPFFVVTYHPVTLADEPAKESFNALLAALDNYPDHQVILTYPNADDGGRAIIPLLEQYATANPTRVLAIPSLGYRRYLSAVKHCAAVIGNSSSGIIEVPSLGVPTINIGQRQQGRLAAQSVLHCEANEATITQCIARALQPMAPDAYVNPYGAGDASGQILAHLKYFAAPTIKQFHDLDRSPSP
- a CDS encoding LegC family aminotransferase, giving the protein MYTQLIRFIRDTYKTDDFIPLHAPTFAGNERQYVLDTLESTFVSSVGAYVEQFEQQIAAFTGSARAVATMNGTAALHIALYMAGVQAGDLVITQPLTFVATCNALHHMGAEPVFVDVSRQSLGLCPIALASWLEEQASRTETGAIHKASGRRLKAVVPMHTFGHPVELDELQAVCQSWGIALVEDAAESLGSYYKGKHTGTLSAFSALSFNGNKIITTGGGGMVLCQNAEQGARTKHITTTAKVPHPFEFYHDEPGFNYRMPNLNAALGCAQMEALPQFLAQKRALAMHYAEFFKDQACQFVIEPSYGRSNYWLNAIVCEDQTQRDTLLTELNKAGVMTRPVWKLMHRLPMFSHAPCGALDNAEWLEAHLINLPSSPVEV
- a CDS encoding UDP-N-acetylglucosamine 4,6-dehydratase, with the translated sequence MKNNILSLIGRNKDLFVEDIGSNEKVLSDIVSQSRFLVLGGAGSIGQAVTKEIFKKKPLKLHVVDISENNMVELVRDIRSSFGYIDGDFQTFALDIGSIEYDSFIKADGAYDYVLNLSALKHVRSEKDPFTLMRMIDVNVFNTDKTIQQSIDMGVKKYFCVSTDKAANPVNMMGASKRIMEMFLMRRSEQIAISTARFANVAFSDGSLLHGFNQRLQKRQPIVAPNDIKRYFVTPQESGELCLMSCIFGENRDIFFPRLSESLHLITFAEIAVKYLEQHGYKPYLCKDEDEARTLMASLPEQGMWPCLFTESDTTGEKDFEEFFTDKEVLDMARFENLGIIKNEPSYQNDLLNHFEQTIAAMKTKRAWDKKELVELFFTMIPDFGHKETGKYLDGKM